Sequence from the Arcobacter sp. F2176 genome:
GTATCAAGTTGATACTACTTATGATGGAGCAGAAGCTTTAGAAATGATTACAAATGGTTATTCCTGTTTTATTCTAGATATTAATGTTCCAACAATAGATGGAATTACAATTTTGGAATCCATAAGAATGTATCATAGCGAAGTACCAGCAATAATAATAAGTTCTAACCATGATTTAGAAAAGATTCAAAAGTCATATGAAATTGGGTGTGATGATTATTTAAAAAAACCTTTTTTCATGTATGAGCTTATTCAAAAAGTACAAAAACTTTGTCAAGTTAAATCTACATTGTTAGATTTGGGCAATGGTTATATTTTTGATTATAATAAACATTTTTTAGTTAAAGATGAAGAAGAAATTCAATTAGCAAAA
This genomic interval carries:
- a CDS encoding response regulator transcription factor — protein: MKILVLEDNERLCSLIKQALSKSGYQVDTTYDGAEALEMITNGYSCFILDINVPTIDGITILESIRMYHSEVPAIIISSNHDLEKIQKSYEIGCDDYLKKPFFMYELIQKVQKLCQVKSTLLDLGNGYIFDYNKHFLVKDEEEIQLAKKEILFLELLAKDIHRVFSFNEIEDYVWEGEETSLMNVRALVKRIRRKIPEKAIKIVKGIGYSIDASQIPEQQ